The Lacrimispora xylanolytica genome has a segment encoding these proteins:
- the coaD gene encoding pantetheine-phosphate adenylyltransferase has product MRKAVYPGSFDPVTFGHLDIIERSARMSDHLIIGVLNNNSKTPLFSVEERVNMLKSLTRDLKNVEVTAFGGLLVDFVRANQADAVVRGLRAVTDFEYELQIAQTNRVIAPEVDTVFLTTNLKYSYLSSSIVKEIAAFGGEINAFVPEEVAKRVMKKMEDRMK; this is encoded by the coding sequence ATGAGAAAAGCAGTGTATCCGGGAAGCTTTGATCCGGTAACCTTTGGACATCTGGACATCATAGAACGTTCAGCCAGAATGTCCGATCATTTAATTATAGGAGTTTTAAATAATAATTCAAAAACGCCGTTGTTTTCTGTAGAAGAACGTGTTAATATGTTAAAGAGTCTAACCAGGGATTTAAAGAACGTGGAAGTAACAGCGTTTGGAGGACTTTTAGTTGATTTTGTACGAGCCAATCAGGCGGATGCGGTTGTCCGCGGGCTTCGCGCTGTAACAGATTTTGAATATGAATTGCAGATTGCACAGACCAACCGTGTCATAGCACCGGAAGTGGATACTGTGTTTTTGACGACGAATCTTAAATATTCTTACTTGAGTTCCAGCATTGTGAAGGAGATTGCCGCTTTTGGCGGAGAGATAAACGCGTTTGTGCCGGAAGAAGTAGCGAAACGTGTAATGAAGAAAATGGAAGATAGAATGAAATAA
- a CDS encoding leucine-rich repeat domain-containing protein, which produces MKITELKCKSCNGTLRIDEKNPHIAVCEYCNTTYAIESDHDDNVHFSHEKDAGSLGQAERVNSGAGILPRILLLVLVLFIINVVVRGTFFKSGANKGEREVQATVDSSQTSVKPLSGPLGMMAEAALGRPAQELTKEELSKIKWLNITYTIDDLQIGYSLDNPYEDTNAQLTWLSYPKGSGIFDYDLVPRFTGLKKLEMGGYVSEESLKGLTLEGISCNMDSPLKLAEIYPDVSNLKEVQFVSGLYNLEGLDQFKNLESLTINGININEIKSLVTAKSIKSLTITNGDSINDFSVLSVLPNLETLSLESEMIRDLSFLSGITNLKNFSLKDAKILDVNELRNHSGLTNLTIADCDEIKDLSGIEGLSGLKELFLEIPSTSPQPDMTHFPGITKLNLVRASDVGFLSSMTSLEELNLDRCKVNNPDVFASLTNLKKLTCGWLSGSFQNLNFVSAIPSLEYLNVSGMSTYEDISNIFQVPSIQELYLNGVECELNFDKIQPTETLKVLEMDGVKLYKNVKVAGGNGIYSVDYDKVVLDEHKDFFTKFPGLKKLSLADNTLTGIEFASSLSLLEELNISGNYVSDLKPLQNLNQLKKVVCTDNPIGNDRVLSDNVTIVR; this is translated from the coding sequence ATGAAAATAACAGAATTAAAATGTAAGTCCTGTAATGGTACATTAAGAATTGATGAAAAAAACCCTCATATAGCAGTCTGCGAGTATTGCAATACAACGTATGCGATAGAATCAGACCACGATGACAATGTTCACTTTTCTCATGAAAAGGACGCAGGATCATTGGGCCAGGCAGAGAGAGTAAACTCAGGAGCTGGAATACTACCCAGGATATTGTTGTTGGTACTTGTATTATTTATAATTAATGTGGTAGTCAGAGGTACCTTTTTCAAATCTGGGGCAAACAAAGGGGAAAGAGAAGTTCAAGCTACTGTTGATAGCAGTCAGACCTCTGTAAAACCCTTATCAGGGCCTCTTGGGATGATGGCAGAGGCTGCACTTGGCCGTCCTGCCCAGGAGCTGACAAAAGAAGAGCTGTCTAAGATTAAATGGCTCAACATTACATACACAATAGACGATCTTCAAATAGGATACAGCCTTGATAATCCTTATGAAGATACAAATGCGCAGCTTACATGGCTTTCATATCCAAAAGGAAGTGGAATATTTGATTATGATCTGGTGCCACGATTTACTGGTCTTAAAAAGCTGGAGATGGGCGGATATGTAAGTGAAGAATCTTTAAAGGGTCTTACTTTGGAAGGAATCAGCTGTAATATGGATTCTCCCTTAAAACTGGCAGAAATATATCCTGATGTATCTAATTTAAAAGAGGTCCAATTTGTATCAGGTCTTTACAATCTGGAAGGGTTGGATCAATTTAAAAATCTTGAAAGTCTTACTATCAATGGTATAAATATAAATGAAATTAAATCGCTGGTCACAGCCAAGTCCATAAAGAGCTTAACGATTACAAACGGAGACAGTATCAACGATTTTTCCGTACTTTCCGTACTTCCTAATCTTGAAACGCTTTCCCTTGAATCAGAAATGATCCGGGATTTAAGCTTTTTATCAGGCATTACAAACTTAAAAAACTTTTCATTAAAAGATGCTAAGATTTTAGATGTTAACGAACTTAGAAATCATTCTGGTCTGACGAATCTGACCATTGCAGATTGCGATGAGATAAAGGATTTGAGCGGAATCGAGGGACTTTCTGGGCTTAAGGAACTTTTTCTGGAAATACCAAGCACTAGTCCGCAGCCAGATATGACACATTTTCCTGGAATCACTAAGCTTAATTTGGTTCGGGCCTCTGATGTAGGCTTTTTAAGTTCTATGACTTCATTGGAAGAACTGAATCTGGATCGTTGTAAGGTGAATAATCCGGATGTTTTTGCCAGCCTTACAAATTTGAAAAAACTGACCTGTGGATGGTTATCCGGTAGTTTTCAAAATTTAAATTTTGTATCAGCCATACCGTCTCTTGAATATCTCAATGTAAGCGGAATGTCGACGTATGAAGATATTTCTAATATATTCCAGGTTCCATCGATACAGGAACTTTATTTAAACGGAGTAGAATGCGAACTTAATTTTGATAAAATTCAGCCCACAGAAACTTTGAAGGTTTTGGAAATGGACGGTGTAAAGTTATATAAGAACGTAAAAGTAGCCGGCGGTAACGGAATCTATTCTGTAGATTATGATAAGGTAGTTCTTGACGAACACAAAGATTTTTTTACGAAATTTCCAGGACTTAAGAAACTGAGTTTGGCAGATAATACTCTTACAGGGATTGAATTTGCTTCTTCTCTTTCGTTGCTGGAAGAACTTAACATCAGTGGAAATTATGTATCTGATTTAAAACCATTACAAAATTTAAATCAATTAAAAAAGGTCGTATGTACAGATAATCCCATTGGGAATGACCGGGTATTAAGTGATAACGTTACCATAGTAAGATAA
- the rsmD gene encoding 16S rRNA (guanine(966)-N(2))-methyltransferase RsmD → MRVIAGKARRLLLKTIEGQDTRPTTDRIKETLFNMINTDMADCCFLDLFSGSGAIGIEALSRGARFAVMIEQNPKAAECIRENLKTTKLEDDAIVMNCDVLTGISRMEGKGYVFDYVFMDPPYNMEWEKRVLEALVNSAMIDEHTVIITEASLETSFDYLEDMGYQMVKDKTYKTNKHIFIEKK, encoded by the coding sequence ATGAGAGTGATTGCAGGAAAAGCCAGAAGGCTTTTATTAAAAACAATAGAAGGTCAGGATACCAGACCTACCACAGACAGAATCAAAGAAACTCTTTTTAATATGATAAATACAGATATGGCTGATTGTTGTTTTCTGGATTTATTTTCTGGAAGCGGTGCCATTGGAATTGAAGCATTAAGCCGCGGAGCAAGATTTGCAGTTATGATAGAGCAAAACCCAAAAGCAGCGGAGTGTATCCGGGAAAATTTGAAAACAACTAAACTGGAAGACGATGCAATTGTCATGAACTGTGATGTTTTAACAGGCATCTCCAGAATGGAAGGAAAGGGATATGTTTTTGACTACGTTTTCATGGATCCCCCTTATAACATGGAATGGGAAAAAAGGGTTTTGGAAGCACTAGTAAATTCAGCGATGATAGATGAGCATACCGTCATTATTACAGAGGCATCTTTGGAGACTTCGTTTGATTATCTGGAAGACATGGGATATCAGATGGTAAAGGATAAAACTTATAAAACCAACAAGCATATTTTTATAGAGAAAAAGTAA
- a CDS encoding alpha/beta-type small acid-soluble spore protein, with amino-acid sequence MSGKSNTTNVPEAREAMDRFKMEVANELGVPLTNGYNGNLTSAQNGSVGGYMVKKMIESYERQLAGK; translated from the coding sequence ATGTCAGGAAAATCTAACACTACAAATGTACCAGAGGCAAGAGAAGCAATGGATCGTTTCAAAATGGAAGTAGCTAACGAATTAGGTGTTCCGTTAACAAATGGATACAACGGTAACTTAACTTCCGCACAGAATGGTTCTGTAGGCGGCTATATGGTTAAGAAAATGATCGAATCCTATGAGAGACAGCTTGCAGGTAAATAA
- the rpmB gene encoding 50S ribosomal protein L28, whose product MAKCTICEKAAHFGNAVSHSHRRSNKMWKANVKSVKVKVTGGSKKMYVCTSCLRSGLVERA is encoded by the coding sequence ATGGCTAAATGTACAATTTGTGAAAAAGCTGCTCACTTTGGTAACGCAGTGAGCCATTCCCATAGAAGATCCAATAAGATGTGGAAAGCAAATGTAAAGTCCGTTAAGGTGAAGGTTACAGGCGGCTCTAAGAAGATGTACGTATGTACTTCCTGCTTAAGATCCGGATTAGTTGAAAGAGCTTAA
- a CDS encoding DUF975 family protein codes for MDRRELKMGAKEAMRVAAISPYGVTIIYGIIMFIISGVQKALDDWGMILFQTGEYEDLSQLSSYVLISLGFFIIYFLFSSILDFGYQLLCLKFSNRDSSMSYSDLFIGIRYLFKVLGLYLMMFIFTVLWLFVFIVPGIIATYRYSQAVFILAENPEKGILQCIRESKEMMIGHKFEYFVLELSFILWFLLLFATFGLASIYVNPYVTVTKANYYNALKPKAAADYEYTAFT; via the coding sequence ATGGATAGAAGAGAGTTAAAGATGGGAGCAAAGGAAGCCATGAGAGTTGCGGCAATCAGCCCATATGGCGTAACTATTATCTATGGTATTATCATGTTCATCATATCTGGTGTTCAAAAGGCTCTCGATGATTGGGGAATGATATTATTTCAGACGGGAGAATATGAAGATCTATCCCAATTATCATCGTATGTACTTATCAGCCTTGGATTTTTTATCATTTATTTTTTGTTTTCCTCAATTCTTGATTTTGGATACCAGCTGCTTTGTCTGAAATTTTCCAACAGGGATTCTTCTATGTCCTATAGTGATCTTTTCATTGGAATTCGGTATCTGTTTAAAGTCCTTGGTTTATATCTAATGATGTTTATTTTTACCGTATTGTGGCTTTTTGTGTTTATTGTACCAGGTATTATTGCAACTTACCGCTACTCCCAGGCTGTATTTATATTGGCAGAGAATCCGGAAAAAGGAATTCTGCAGTGTATCAGGGAGAGTAAGGAAATGATGATCGGTCATAAATTTGAATATTTTGTTCTTGAACTGTCGTTCATTTTGTGGTTCCTGTTGTTATTTGCTACATTTGGCCTGGCATCTATTTATGTTAATCCGTATGTAACAGTAACCAAAGCTAATTATTATAATGCCTTAAAACCCAAAGCAGCTGCAGACTATGAATATACTGCGTTTACATAG
- a CDS encoding GerW family sporulation protein, which translates to MAENNFTSTVEALFKGMDAFVATKTVVGDAVKVDDAIILPLVDVTCGMAAGSFAENAKQRGAGGMHAKMSPSAVLIIQNGVTKLVNIKQQDAVTKILDMVPDFVNKFAGGSKEVSSDALKVAEEMAAAQEKEKGEE; encoded by the coding sequence ATGGCAGAGAATAATTTTACATCTACGGTAGAGGCCCTGTTTAAAGGGATGGATGCCTTTGTAGCGACGAAAACAGTAGTGGGAGATGCAGTTAAGGTTGATGATGCAATCATTCTACCCCTGGTTGATGTGACCTGTGGCATGGCTGCCGGTTCTTTTGCAGAAAACGCAAAACAGCGGGGAGCAGGCGGAATGCACGCGAAGATGAGCCCCAGTGCCGTTCTGATTATTCAGAATGGAGTAACAAAGCTGGTAAACATCAAACAGCAGGATGCAGTTACTAAGATTCTTGACATGGTTCCTGATTTTGTGAATAAGTTTGCCGGAGGCTCAAAAGAGGTCTCTTCCGATGCGCTAAAAGTAGCAGAAGAAATGGCTGCCGCACAGGAGAAGGAAAAAGGAGAGGAATAA
- a CDS encoding Asp23/Gls24 family envelope stress response protein, with the protein MKGYINNKLGEIQVSPDVIAMYAGTTAVECFGIVGMAAVSMKDGLVKLLKREGLTHGINVNIQDNHIIIDFHVIVAYGISISAVADNLIENVKYKVEEFTGMTVDKINIYVEGVRVID; encoded by the coding sequence ATGAAGGGTTATATCAATAATAAACTGGGCGAAATCCAGGTAAGCCCTGATGTTATCGCTATGTATGCCGGAACTACTGCGGTAGAATGCTTCGGTATTGTCGGTATGGCGGCTGTCAGCATGAAGGATGGACTCGTAAAGCTTTTAAAGCGGGAGGGCCTGACTCACGGAATCAATGTGAATATTCAGGACAACCATATTATCATTGATTTCCATGTAATTGTTGCATATGGAATCAGTATTTCTGCAGTAGCTGATAATCTGATTGAAAATGTAAAATACAAAGTAGAAGAATTCACCGGAATGACGGTAGATAAAATTAACATCTACGTTGAAGGCGTAAGAGTGATCGATTAA
- a CDS encoding vacuolar family H+-ATPase subunit H — protein sequence MMSRIEQLIGEIEEYIDSCKYQPLSNSKIVVNRDELEELLVELRLRIPDEIKQYQKIISNRDAIMNEARQQADSILAQANAQTNELVNEHEIMQKAYAQANEIIEQASLQGQQIVEKAVADANGIRQSSVQYTDDMLKSLQTIISHSMEGAQGRFDAFMTSMQSSYDIVSSNRQELTGAVMGTEQVPEPGTAE from the coding sequence ATGATGAGTAGAATTGAGCAGTTAATTGGTGAAATTGAAGAATATATTGATAGCTGCAAGTATCAGCCCCTGTCTAACAGTAAGATCGTGGTGAACCGGGACGAGCTGGAGGAGCTTTTAGTGGAACTTCGTCTTCGTATTCCGGATGAGATCAAGCAGTATCAAAAAATCATCAGCAACCGGGATGCAATTATGAACGAAGCACGCCAGCAGGCGGATTCCATATTGGCCCAGGCCAATGCTCAGACCAATGAACTGGTCAATGAACACGAAATTATGCAGAAAGCCTACGCCCAGGCCAATGAAATAATTGAACAGGCCAGCCTGCAGGGACAGCAGATCGTAGAGAAGGCAGTGGCAGATGCAAACGGAATCAGACAGAGCTCTGTCCAGTATACCGATGATATGCTTAAAAGCCTGCAGACGATTATCAGCCACTCCATGGAAGGTGCACAAGGCCGTTTTGATGCCTTTATGACATCCATGCAGTCAAGCTATGATATCGTTTCCTCAAACCGTCAGGAACTGACCGGAGCTGTTATGGGAACGGAACAAGTGCCGGAACCCGGGACAGCAGAATAA
- a CDS encoding DAK2 domain-containing protein yields the protein MGMKYIDAKMLQKAFLAGAKGLEAKKEWINELNVFPVPDGDTGTNMTMTIMSAAKEVAAIENPTMETLAKAISSGSLRGARGNSGVILSQLFRGFTKEISGTEQVTTTVLANSFVRATETAYKAVMKPKEGTILTVAKGMADKAAELVTETEDVIEFCQKVIEHGDYVLSQTPEMLPVLKQAGVVDSGGQGLMQVVKGAFDCLMGKEVDLSVEGSSQLFQTRTETAHLGDIDIKFGYCTEFIVNLEKPYDEKTELQFKDYLESIGDSLVVVSDDDMVKVHVHTNDPGLAIQRALTYGSLSRMKIDNMREEHQEKLIKESEKLAEQQKAEREKKAEPRKPYGFISVSAGEGLDEIFRGIGADYLIEGGQTMNPSTEDMLNAIDRVNADTVYILPNNKNIILAAEQAKGLVEDKKVVVIPSKTIPQGITAIINFAADLSPEDNERNMIEEMSRVKTGQITYAVRNTVIDDIEIQEGDIMALGDDGILAVGKDIESTVLHSLKSMVEEESELVTIYYGKDVNQDDANVLKEKAEEIFSACEVELHAGGQPIYYYLISVE from the coding sequence GTGGGTATGAAGTATATAGACGCCAAAATGCTGCAGAAGGCATTTCTGGCAGGTGCAAAAGGGCTGGAAGCCAAGAAAGAATGGATTAATGAATTAAATGTGTTTCCAGTACCGGATGGAGATACCGGAACGAATATGACCATGACAATTATGTCAGCGGCCAAGGAAGTTGCCGCCATTGAAAATCCAACCATGGAAACTTTGGCAAAAGCAATTTCTTCCGGTTCTTTAAGAGGAGCCAGAGGAAACTCAGGCGTAATTTTATCCCAGTTGTTCCGTGGCTTTACAAAAGAGATATCCGGAACAGAGCAGGTGACCACAACAGTTTTAGCCAACTCTTTTGTAAGAGCTACGGAGACTGCTTACAAAGCAGTAATGAAGCCGAAGGAAGGTACCATTCTTACCGTAGCAAAGGGTATGGCGGATAAAGCGGCAGAACTGGTGACTGAGACAGAAGATGTAATCGAATTTTGCCAGAAGGTGATTGAACACGGAGATTACGTTTTAAGTCAGACTCCTGAGATGCTCCCTGTATTAAAGCAGGCAGGCGTTGTGGATTCCGGCGGACAGGGCCTCATGCAGGTGGTAAAGGGAGCCTTTGACTGCCTTATGGGGAAAGAGGTTGACCTTTCAGTAGAAGGAAGCAGCCAGCTGTTCCAGACCAGAACGGAAACCGCTCACCTGGGAGATATTGATATTAAATTCGGCTATTGTACCGAGTTTATTGTTAATCTGGAAAAACCATACGACGAAAAGACTGAACTGCAATTCAAAGACTATTTAGAATCTATTGGCGATTCTCTGGTAGTCGTTTCTGATGATGATATGGTAAAGGTTCATGTTCATACCAATGATCCTGGGCTTGCCATTCAACGGGCTCTTACTTACGGCTCTTTATCCCGTATGAAGATTGATAACATGAGAGAAGAGCATCAGGAGAAGTTAATTAAAGAGTCAGAAAAACTGGCGGAGCAGCAAAAAGCAGAAAGAGAGAAAAAGGCGGAACCAAGAAAGCCTTATGGATTTATTTCTGTTTCTGCAGGTGAAGGGCTTGATGAGATTTTCCGTGGTATTGGAGCCGATTATCTGATCGAAGGCGGCCAGACCATGAATCCAAGTACCGAAGATATGTTAAATGCCATTGACCGTGTAAATGCCGATACGGTCTATATTCTTCCTAACAATAAGAATATCATCCTGGCAGCTGAGCAGGCAAAGGGACTGGTAGAAGATAAAAAGGTAGTTGTGATTCCGTCAAAGACCATTCCTCAGGGAATTACTGCAATTATCAATTTTGCGGCAGATCTTTCTCCGGAAGACAATGAAAGAAATATGATTGAAGAAATGTCCAGAGTAAAAACCGGACAGATTACTTATGCAGTGCGCAATACTGTGATTGACGACATAGAGATCCAGGAAGGCGATATCATGGCTTTGGGTGATGACGGTATTCTGGCAGTTGGAAAAGACATAGAATCTACTGTGCTACATTCCCTTAAGTCAATGGTAGAAGAAGAATCTGAGCTTGTGACTATTTACTATGGAAAAGATGTAAACCAGGACGATGCCAATGTTTTAAAAGAGAAAGCAGAGGAGATTTTCTCTGCCTGTGAAGTAGAGCTTCACGCGGGTGGGCAGCCCATCTATTATTATCTGATTTCAGTGGAATAA
- the udk gene encoding uridine kinase translates to MKSVLIGIAGGTGSGKSTFTNRLKEAFCDNIAVLYHDNYYKKQDGVPFEERKKMNYDHPEAFETELLLNQLTMLRAGEAVECPVYDYSMHNRSDEVVRVEPKKVILVEGILVFADERLRNMFDIKIFVEADADERILRRVIRDVKDRGRDIEGVVEQYLTTVKPMHYLYVEPTKPLADVIINSGMNEVAFQLMRTNIEKMLSSES, encoded by the coding sequence ATGAAAAGTGTATTAATAGGTATTGCCGGAGGAACCGGTTCAGGAAAGTCAACCTTTACGAATCGGTTAAAGGAGGCATTTTGTGACAACATAGCAGTCCTTTATCATGATAATTATTATAAAAAGCAAGATGGAGTTCCCTTTGAGGAAAGAAAAAAGATGAATTATGATCATCCGGAGGCATTTGAAACAGAGCTTTTACTGAATCAGTTAACCATGCTGCGGGCAGGAGAAGCTGTGGAGTGTCCGGTCTATGATTATTCCATGCATAACCGCTCCGATGAAGTCGTAAGAGTGGAGCCCAAAAAAGTTATTTTAGTAGAAGGAATTTTAGTCTTTGCGGATGAGCGATTAAGAAATATGTTTGATATTAAAATATTTGTAGAGGCAGATGCAGATGAGCGTATTCTACGCCGTGTAATCCGGGATGTCAAAGACCGGGGCAGAGATATCGAAGGAGTTGTAGAGCAGTATCTTACAACGGTAAAGCCCATGCATTATCTTTATGTTGAGCCCACAAAGCCGCTTGCTGACGTGATTATTAACAGCGGGATGAATGAAGTGGCATTTCAGCTTATGCGCACAAACATTGAAAAAATGCTGTCATCTGAATCATAA
- the recG gene encoding ATP-dependent DNA helicase RecG: MNREPIDTLKGIGDKTGKLFHKVGVETVEDLLEYYPRAYDAYEEPSLIGDLKPDRVMTVAGMLYKTPDVKRYSHIQVITTTLKDATGTLALTWYNMPYLHSTLKAGMRAIFRGRIVKKSGRLTMEQPEVFTPEAYEQVVHSMQPIYGQTKGLSNKTVVRAVKQALENRMMVRDYMPADLRKKHELAEYNFAIEHIHFPEDRKELLFARKRLVFDEFFLFLMAVRRLKEQREDKKSKFSFQLSPTVEEIKERLPYSLTKAQENVLKEVYKDISGGQVMNRLVQGDVGSGKTIIAILALLQAAYNGYQGALMVPTEVLAKQHFESMTELFEAHGIEKVPILVTGSMTAKEKRIAYEKIASHEADIIVGTHALIQEKVVYDKLALVITDEQHRFGVGQRELLGKKGEEPHVLVMSATPIPRTLAIIIYGDLDISVIDELPANRLPIKNCVVDTGYRKKAYEFIRQEVAAGRQAYVICPMVEESEMIDAENVVDYTKVLKGELPGIAVEYLHGKMKPKEKNKIMERFASGEIKVLVSTTVIEVGVNVPNATVMMIENAERFGLAQLHQLRGRVGRGKHQSYCIMVNSSDQDGIKERLDILNKSNDGFFIASEDLKLRGPGDIFGIRQSGDLEFKLGDIFTDANILKTVSEEVKLLFQGDPELHKEEHHELKIRLEEYLAKSYDKLNL; the protein is encoded by the coding sequence ATGAACCGTGAACCCATTGATACCTTAAAGGGAATTGGAGATAAAACCGGAAAATTGTTTCATAAAGTGGGAGTGGAAACGGTGGAAGATCTCCTGGAATATTATCCAAGAGCTTACGATGCCTATGAGGAGCCGTCATTGATTGGAGATTTAAAGCCGGACCGTGTCATGACTGTGGCAGGAATGCTTTATAAAACTCCGGATGTAAAACGTTACAGTCATATTCAGGTAATTACAACGACTTTAAAGGATGCTACGGGGACCCTTGCCTTGACCTGGTATAATATGCCTTATCTACATTCCACTCTAAAGGCTGGTATGAGGGCAATTTTCCGTGGAAGAATCGTAAAGAAAAGCGGCCGCCTTACCATGGAGCAGCCGGAGGTATTTACTCCAGAGGCTTATGAGCAGGTCGTTCACTCCATGCAGCCGATTTATGGACAAACCAAGGGACTCAGCAATAAAACGGTGGTCAGAGCTGTAAAACAGGCCTTGGAGAATCGTATGATGGTTCGGGATTATATGCCTGCCGATTTAAGAAAGAAGCATGAACTGGCGGAATATAATTTTGCCATTGAACATATACATTTTCCGGAAGACCGGAAAGAACTGCTGTTTGCCAGAAAAAGACTGGTATTTGATGAATTCTTTTTATTTTTAATGGCAGTCAGGAGACTAAAGGAGCAGAGAGAAGATAAAAAAAGTAAGTTTTCTTTCCAGCTTTCTCCTACTGTGGAAGAGATAAAGGAACGCCTTCCTTATTCGCTGACAAAGGCCCAGGAAAATGTGCTGAAAGAAGTTTATAAAGATATTTCCGGAGGCCAGGTAATGAATCGTCTGGTACAGGGTGATGTTGGATCCGGTAAAACCATTATAGCCATTCTGGCACTTCTGCAAGCTGCTTATAACGGATATCAGGGAGCTCTTATGGTACCAACTGAGGTATTGGCAAAACAGCATTTTGAATCCATGACAGAGCTTTTTGAGGCTCATGGAATCGAGAAGGTACCAATCCTTGTTACCGGATCTATGACCGCAAAGGAAAAGAGGATTGCTTATGAAAAGATCGCTTCTCACGAAGCCGATATCATTGTAGGCACCCACGCTCTCATTCAGGAAAAGGTGGTATATGATAAGCTCGCCCTTGTAATTACGGACGAACAGCATCGGTTTGGAGTCGGGCAAAGAGAGCTGCTTGGAAAAAAAGGAGAAGAGCCTCACGTGCTGGTCATGAGTGCAACTCCTATTCCACGGACCCTTGCCATTATTATTTATGGGGATCTGGATATTTCAGTCATTGATGAATTGCCAGCAAACCGTCTTCCAATTAAAAACTGTGTGGTAGATACAGGATATCGGAAGAAAGCCTATGAATTTATTCGCCAGGAAGTTGCTGCTGGCCGTCAGGCCTATGTCATCTGCCCTATGGTGGAAGAGAGTGAGATGATAGATGCCGAAAATGTAGTGGATTATACAAAGGTTCTTAAAGGAGAACTTCCAGGCATTGCAGTAGAATATCTCCATGGGAAGATGAAACCAAAAGAAAAAAATAAGATTATGGAGAGATTTGCCAGCGGGGAGATAAAAGTCTTAGTATCCACTACTGTAATTGAAGTAGGAGTTAATGTACCGAATGCTACCGTAATGATGATTGAAAATGCAGAACGGTTTGGTCTGGCTCAGCTTCATCAGCTAAGAGGTAGAGTTGGCCGTGGAAAACACCAGTCCTATTGTATCATGGTGAATAGTTCTGATCAGGACGGAATAAAGGAGCGGCTTGACATTCTAAACAAATCAAATGATGGCTTTTTTATTGCTTCTGAAGATTTAAAGCTTCGTGGACCTGGTGATATTTTTGGTATTCGGCAAAGCGGTGATCTGGAATTTAAGCTGGGTGATATTTTTACGGATGCCAATATCTTAAAAACGGTATCTGAGGAAGTAAAGCTGCTATTTCAAGGTGATCCAGAGCTTCATAAAGAAGAGCATCATGAACTTAAGATTCGATTGGAAGAGTATCTGGCTAAGAGCTATGATAAGCTGAATCTATAA